The segment AGATTCCGGTATCGAGAACCGAAATCATGATTTTCACGATTCCTTCTTCAGCTAGGGTTTGGCGCAGTTCGGGGATTACAGATAAGTTTTTCAAGGTACAAGCGGCCGAAGCTTGGGAAACGGAATCACCGATTCCGGTGGAGCAAATGTCGATGAGTGGTGGGACTCCGCCGTGTCCCGCTATCGCCCTTGCGGTTTCTTCCGACATTGACAGTCTTTGAAGGGCAATTACGGATTTTTCCCTTCCAATTGAGCTTCCAGATTCTAACAACCGGATTAGAGGTGGAAGAACCCCTTCGGAAACTAGCCAACTTTCACAACCGCCGGATTCCGCCAATGAACAGATCAAAGTAACCGTTTTTTCCCGGATTCTTGGTGAAGTAGCGGTGAGGAGTTGTACCAAAGCTCCGATGTTACTACGTCCCACAATGGACAAAACCGTCTTTTCATCTTCTTTCATCACATCAACAAGGGTGTCGAGAGCTttatgtttagcttccaaatgaCCAATTTGCAGCCTCGCAAGTAATTCCCGGATGTTATTGTCCGTGCTTCGATGACTTGTACCTTCAAGATCGGTTGACATGGTGACCTCACCAAGAACACCGGTTTTGATTAAAAGCCCGCAATCTCGAAGATTCAAATCGAGTTTTCCTGATAATGAATCGAGGTCGCTTTGCATTTGGAGCTTTCCATCGTATTTTCCCTTTGAACATGTTTCTGCCAACTCGATTGATTCATTCAAAGTCTTGGAGATTGCTTCTAATTGTTCGTTGCATAACGTGTTCTTCGAGAAACATGGGTGGCTTGATAAATCTGATAAACGAGATGGGATTTGCTCTAATCGAGATATAATCATTTTCCATCTTCCTGGGAATTCTTTCACTTCTCGTGCCTTTTCCAAAGCCACCGGAACAAGATCTTTAGCACGTGAAAGCGACTCATCGGCTAATCGGAGGTCGGCCATTGAAACTTAACCAACTCTAATCTGCAAAAAATACGAAGAAAAACGCAATATTTTCAGGGgtttaaattaaaataaactcgAATTTGAGTTATTGAGGTCAAATTTGAATCTGTAAGCCTAAAGAAACCGACGTACAGAACTGAAAATCGAAAAAAATCGAAGCTTTAAGACTAAAAAGATGTACTTATTAGATTTTACATGGATATTATAGATCTAAGacctcaattttgacttttttccGGTCAATTTGAATCGTCAAGCTCAAAAGAAACCGATATGTTTAAGTAAAGCGATCCGAAACAAGATAAAAAATTGAACCTCGTTCTTAAAAGATGTGGAAAAATCCCAACATGAAACTTTATTAAtgaaataaataagaaaaaaggGAGCAAGATCAAGAAATTTAAGGAAACCAAGATCAAATTTGATTCTTGAAGCTTTGAGAAACCAACATGCTCAAGTTAAGTTATCGAAAATAAGATTAAAAATCAGAAAAAATCACAACTTTTTCGTTAAACTACAGAAAAGTTTGCATCACCTAACTttcaaattatcaaataattaaataaagaCTAAAGAAAGAAAAAGGGACCAATATATAGAAGATTGGAGAATCTTGCATCGTCATATATAATCTGTTTACTTAAAATAAGAGAGGCAAAGTAATTACAAGGAAATGCAAACCCCACATGTGTGTAATGAGTAATGACCATCAAGTTCTAATAATACAAAGAAATTATATATAGATATATCtatgtatatatatgaacaaaattgcTGCTTATTTTTCTTTCTGATTTACTTTACACGATTGTAGTGTAAAGATGATGAAAGTGAGGGGACGACATTTCAGTGGCTAAGAAAGAGCCGCCTATTAAAGGCAATTATCAAGAAAGTTTCtgattttttattatgaaaatgaTATGACATGTACGTTTTTTTTCTCTGTGAAATAAACTGTAAAAGGACAATTATGTCTATTATTTATCAgaaaattatatatgtatgtgtgaagTCATGTTTCGAAATGCTAAGATTCAAATTTGGGCCTTTTTTGTCCTCATTATATATCTTATTTTCGAAAAACGAATCTAGAGTCAATCGAGTTAACTTCTAGCTATAAAGTCAAACGAATTTTGCTTCGTTTCAAGCTCGAGATTTGATAATTACTACATTGAATGAAAACATGTTTGGTGTTACAAaactataaatagttttatgaTGCTTgagtttttaatataaaattttggatttttccaaaattttagaGCAAGTATTCTTTAGAAACGAAGAAAACTGAATCGAGACTTTGCTTTGAAGTGGGGACTTTAGAGGGTCTCTATCAACCCTCACTACAATCCACACAATACAATATTTTACAAAATTGAAATGGCACCAACCCATCAAATTATTTTTcaaataacaattttttttttgtttttttttttttgaaaagggaACATTCTGGTGGACTCGTGCTTTAGAGTCATTACAGATGGATCTCCATATAGCTATAAGGACCGAACAGTATTAAAATTTAAACATAAGTCAATCGGTTATCCATCGATACACAAGTTAACTTAAATTAACTTAAAGTTCATCTTTTTACTctattatttttgatttttgtggGTCCATAATCAAAATTTCATTTATACCCATGTCGATGATGGTCCCACCAAATGCAAATTAAATTTTGGGACAATTAATACAAGATCAAATCCATACCTCAATGTGATTGGTTCCTTGCCATCATTTGAATTACTCAAAATCCAAGACTAATGCTCCTGTGAAGAACAAATACAAAATGAACAATTATCAAAAACTAAAATCAGAGAATTTGGAaaaaaggaaggggctttggtggGGTATTGTTGGCTGTGTTCTTTTAGAAGAACTTCAAGCAAAAACCTTTTAAACAATTTTGAACTttacgtaaaaaaaaaaaaaaaactttccttAATTAGTTAAAAGCACAATCTAGGATTCGGAAAGTAGTTTCTAAGAAATGTGTGAAATACCCTCCTAAAGATTAAGGTTACCCTTTTTTAGACCAATTGCGggtaatgtataagttttaatGCACAATATGAATCGGTATTGCTTTTGGAATTGAAAATTGTTGCTTTGTACAAAAACAATATCAAAGATCATGCTTTGAAAACACTATTTTCCTATTTCACGGAGTACATTCAATGATTAAACAATAAGTTTTTAAAAGATTTTAGACATACCCACCAACGATTTGATCTTTATGAACACTATTATCTAAAATTAGAATGCACAACCAAGGAATTAATCATAAATTTCTTGGAAATTTGACATATACCCACCATAGATTAGAACAATCCCAAAAAAAGGGTATGATGGGTTTGATGTTTCAAAAATTATTTTCCAAAACAACGACAAGAATAGATGCAGTAAtctcaaagaatttggcttttgaGAAATACCCTCAAAGATTTAATCTTTAAAACCTATTTTCCGAGATTACATCACAAGTGTTAAATCATAAGTTCATAACTGAAGTGTTGACTTTGACAAACAGTCAAACACCCAACAAAGAATTGAATTTGATCTAAAATAACAAATTTCCCTAAACTTAGAGAACCTAAACAGTGACTAAACAACAAATTTGATCCTGAAACACCTTATAAATGGTAAAGATTGATCTGAAGGAAATTTCAGGAACACCCACCAAAGATTTGATCTTAAAAACACCAACTTTGACCATGAAATGCTGAAGAAATAGAAGACCCAACGGTCAAATGTAGTATCCAAAAACGGAAATGCACAAGAATCAGGgaagaatttaaaatttgaaatttagaaGTTTACCTGCAAATGAAGACGATCAAGCTCGCAAATGGATGACAATGGAGTGAAGCAAGCACGACGACAAGAACAATtgcattcaaaaatcaaaaaacgCTTCTTCCTTCTGCTTCGAATCCCTCTCTAATGTCAGACGCAAGCTCCAAGATTCACTTTATGAAACAACTGTTCAGAGTAAAGAGAGGTAAAAACACAAAACCATAGAAATTGTACAAGTTTTTATGCATATATTTCAAGTTATGACTTCATCGTTTCTCTGGCGTCTATGGGTGTTGGTGTGGAGAGAGAAATTACTTTTAAATATACCTTGGTTAATGGTAGCAGGCCAAATATCCTTCTGGTTTTTGAGATTATCAATAGTAGTCCTTCTTGTTCTATAATTTGCATTATTTACCTTATACAAACATTCATTACATAACTATGCATTTGAAATGATTTATAGAAACGGAAACGGTGATTGGTGAAATATTAACGAACGTCACTATAAAGCTGACTGTATTTATAGATAAGACGttgaaaaattaaaatcatatcaTCATATACACGGACGCAAAATGCATTGTTTGTTTTTCTAAGTAAAATGTCTGTAGTATGTGAACCACATCTGCAGACCTTTACAGTAGAAGAGGTAGACCAAACGTCTGCAATCTGAAAGAAAAAAACTATTTGTTTTTTAACATTTGTATATTGTTacaataaattaaaatttaattaaacttatttttatgaaaaaaaaaacttaaaagagTTTTCAATAATTTTATGGCTTTATTATAGATAATTAACACATGtaaatcaacttttatgtattattgtataaaagtgaaaataaaatggtatgaattaacgtatatatttaataaaaaaaataacaaattttgATCGGAAAGTTATACCTAAACATTGTAACTAGGGTCAAAATATTTAACACCTAAATTGGATGGAAATAAActatgattttaaatgaaaattttgaaaatttttattttactttttcaattaaatcaattaaaagttgggcataaatattttttttcaagaaaTGAATGATATTGTATTAAGTAATGTTTATAAAATTTGACACAAAAAATATAAGATAATATTAAGATTTTTTTCATGTCTATATAAACGGTTGCAATTACCTTATTGtaattaaatctttatttataaatttgtcataaATGTTATTATGTCACCGAACCTTTATTCTTTTAGTATTgtagtttttttattattaaaaattgtTTATAATAGATAAAGTTGTAATAAatctaagttaaaaaaaaaaacaaagatatatatgttattttagACTAGAAGATGTCTGAAAATGTCTAAAAACTCTTGTCTACATTTGCGCCAAGAAGATGACGCACATACCTTTTTAGGTCTGTAATcttcaaaaaaaacaaacagtttgCGAAGACCGATGTCTGCACCGCacagacaaaaaaaaaactaagaaaaTCTATAGACAAAAAATAAACAACACCTTAGTGTTTGTGTGTATGATTTTTTTATTAGCTACAAATATCACATCATCTAGcatctttattttttattgtaaATAAAAATATGGCTTGACTTTTTACAAGAATGTGATTATCTATGTTCTATAAAAATTATGTATTCATAGCCTCTTTAAAATATTTgcatagaaagcaagaaaacagTAATGAGGATAACATAGATGTTCCCTAACTTATTTATctttaaaaaatatcatttttatttaagAAAATCACATCTCTAACACCATCTCACCtattctcaaaaaaaaattaaaaaaaaaaaaaaaaaaaaaaaacttatccttaaaaGTTCAAAATCCTTAATAAAACGTGGGAAAAACATGACGAGAAAACCCATTGTAACGTAAGTTAAGGGTTTTGACAtatttgatgtttaaaaaaaatacaatatttgataaaataatgttaactaagatcattaacaaagTATTATCATTGTATATTTATGAATGTGGTTTTTGCAGTCGAATTCTTTGAATTATATAAACATTCATGTAATTTGTGAAATAAAGAATGATTGACCTGTCCATTTATTGAGTGAAAATGTAATTAATCATGATATTTTTATTTAACATTTTTCATTATGTTTTGACATATAAAATTATTTTCTAGATCAATCAAATGCATatcctaactttttttttctacatCCGCAACTAGCTTTACGTGCTTTGAGTTATAACATGGATTACATTCACAGACAATATAAAATTTTTTCAAAtggataaaaatataataataatatgaatAAAACTTTatagtaaaaatataaatattaattatttgtatattgtattacttttaaattttagtaaatttaagttaaataaagTGTTAACGTAAATATCATCTCGACACCACATAAAATCTCAATCGATCTATTAAATTTAGGTTTACTTCAAATTAGATTAATAAATTATATTGATTTTTGCCAGCTTTACATATAACGTCAAGAGCATTATAAAGGTTTTCTCCATGGTGATGTTCCTTCTTTAGAATAGTTCTTTACTAATAAGTCGGTTATCCAATTAAAAGATGTGAGAGTTGAGACTCTTTAATACGGGTATTTGGCGGTTGTTTGAGATACAACTCTTTTGAGGATTCAGGATAAACTTCACATATTTGTTAGGTGATTTATCTAAGAAAAAAGGGTTTCTAAGTTTCTTTGTACAGTTTTTAAAAAGTTGAGGGGGTAAAATTGAATAAGGGGCTGTTTCCAGATGATCGTACGGTGTGTAATTATGATGAAACAGGAGAGTAGACCGTTGGAATTCGTTGAAAGTTCAAAAGTGATACTTTTCAGTTTTCAAATATTACGGGATGATGACATGGTAGATGTGGGACCACTTAAGAGTTAAGAGTTTAGACTTTTATGAAGTTATGGTGACTTTTCTTCTACGCACAAGTAACTGTTTCCAATTTTTAATTAAATcgctaaaagttaaaattcttcTAAGTATATATTTGAAtttgataaaaagaaaaaaaaaacatatttaagacCTCTGGATATGGTATTATATCTCCCTATCCTATTCTTTTTGCCCACCCACATAAGTCATTAACAATTAATAGGCCGTCAAGAATGCTTCGCCCCTCCACGTAAGCAGATTGTTTCTCACCAACCACCTTGCTCACAACTGTTTTAATCTTGGTAGCAAGCATCTTTGAGATAATTTTATACATACAGCCAATCAGACTGATTGGCCTGTAGTCGCAAAGAGAGGTCAAGTAACCTTGGGTGCAAGAGTGATAAATGAGGAATTGCAACCCCGACCTATAGAACCAGTTTCATCGAAATATTGTACGAATCTCATGATATCTGCAGCGACACAACTCCAGTACTTTTTTAAGAACTTAAAAGTTAACCCGTCAGTGCCTGGGGCCTTATCTCCTCCGCATGCCCATACTGCTTTCTTCACCTCATCAATAGAGAATGGAGCCTCCAATCTAATAGCGTCCATCATGCCAATAGATTGGATATGATAGTTTACAAGTTTTGGTCGTGAAATCCATTTCTCCTTAAATTTGTTTTGGAAGAACCGAAAAGCCTCATCTTTGATTTCTTTCACTTCTAAAGCCCATCTTTCGTTTATCATTAGACCTGGAATTCTGTTTTTCCTGTTATTACTGTTTACGTATCCATGGAATAGTTTTGAGTTTTCGTCTCCATCTATAGTCCATTTCAGACGCGCCTTATGTTTTTGGTCCATGGCTGCCAATCTTTCAAGTTCAAGTATCTTCTGAAGGTAATTACTTCTAGATGATAGTTCCTCTGAGGTGAGTGCCCTTATTTCAGCAATCTTTTCAATATTAAGAACTTTTTCTTTAGAGTCTAATAACTCTTGTTTTTCCTTTTTGTGTTCATCTCTTCTCCACTTCTTTATCTCTTCCTTTAGGTGGCGCAATTTAGTCGCAAGATATGAATCTGCGTTACCATATCCTGAAAATCCAGCCCAAGCATCTTGtacaattttgtccagaccatctAACATTAACCATGAGTTATAGAATTTGAATGAGGGAGGTCCAAAGTCTACACTGTTAGAGATTAGTGTAATTGAAGATCCTTCTATTCAAGGTAGACTTTGACAAAGCCTTTGACTCCATAAATTGGGAATTTTTAGACTCGATACTGCTTTAGATGGGTTTTGGCTCGAAATGGAGATCTTGGATACATGGGTGTCTGGCCTCGTCTCGTGCATCTGTGATAGTCAACGGATCTCCTACCAAGGAGTTCAACATCACAAAAGGCGTAAGACAAGGAGACCCTCTCTCACCTTTTTGTTCATAATAGCTATGGAGGGATTGAATGTTGCAATGAAATATGTTGTTGAAAAGGGCATTTTCAATAGCATTCAAGTACCGGGTGATGGACAAGCAATATCTCATATATTCTATGCAGATGATGCGTTGTTCGTCGGTGAATGGTCGAGGTCAAATCTGAAAAACCTAGCAAGCATTCTCAAATGTTTTCATGTTTCATCAGGTTTGCGAGTGAACTTTCATAAATCCAAGGTTTTTGGTGTTGGGGCTTCTAACACCGAAACTGCACAGTGGGCACATATTCTTGGATGCGAAGCTGGTGTACTCCCATTCACCTATCTCGGGGTTCCGGTTGGAGCCAACATGAACCTGATAAAAAACTGGAACccaatcattgaaaagtttcgaAACAAGCTCTCTCGTTGGAAAGCTAAAACCCTTTCATTTGGTGGAAGGCTTACCTTAATCAAAGCTGTACTAGGAAATCTTCCTACCTATTACATGTCATTATTTAGAGCTCCCATCGGAGTCATTGAAAAACTGGAGAagataagaaggaaatttttatGGAGGGGTcatgaagaaaaaaataaaattaattgggTTTCATGGGAGAATGTTATCGCTCCTAAGGAACTTGGTGGCTTGGGAGTCGGAGCAATTCGTACACTGAATGTTGCTCTCATTGTTAAATGGTGATGGAGACTTAAATCTGAACCCTCCTCACTATGGGCCAGAGTCATTGTAGGACTTCATAATCTGGGAAATAAACCTGTTGAGtacttagcaaaaaaaaaaagaataactgGAGTTTGGAAGAATATTTTTGGAGTTAAAAAGGATATTGATGCATTGGGACTTAGTTATAATGATATCTTTGTGTAAATTGTCAAATatggggaaaatactctgttttGGCATGACTCGTGGGCTGCTGGTGGTGTAAACATGAAAACAAAATACCCCAGATTATATGAACTTGAAAAAAAAAGTCATGTAAGGTTTCAGAGAGAAAAAACGAAGGCGGGAACATGTGGAATTGGAGATCATGTCCTATTGTTGCTAGTTGTTCCTCTGAACTAGAACGTCTAGTCAACGACATGGATTCGATACGATTACAACATGGGGTCGATCGGCTGTCATGTTTACTATCGGCGGATGGAAAATATAGGGTGGACCTCCTCAGGAAAAAGATTGATCAGTGCTTCACCGCAAATGTACACCATTTTCAAATAAGTTGGTGTAAACTCATTCCAATTAAAATAACTACATTCATATGGCGTGCTGTGATGGGGAAAATACCGTCAGCTGTAGCCCTCTCCTATCGTGGGGTTACTCTCGACACTTGTAATTGTAGCTCATGTATTGGTGGAATTGAATATGTAAATCATATTTTGGTGGAATGTCCTTATGCGAAGTCAGTCACGAAGTCCATACTTAACTGGTGCGGAATAGATCAGATTGATTTCCATAATGTAGAAGAGATTACTTGTTTTGCAGCCAACTGGGGGAGATGCCCTAAGAAAAGGGAACGGTTAACAGCCATTTGCTATGGGAtgctgtggagtatatggagaGCTAGAAATGATCGGATATTCCAAGCAAAATTCATCACTCCAAATGGTGTGGTGGACAATATCAAAGCTTTAGTTTATTTTTGGGTAAAATGTAGAGGTGAATGTGGTTTTTGTAACTGGGAAGAGTGGCTCTCTTGTCCTTTTTCGTCTTAGATTTTATTTTCTTTGTATATGTAATATGTAACCGCTAAATTTTCCCATATAGTTTATTACTATTTGGGTGCGTTTTTATAATATTGCACGTTTCTAAAAAAAAATCTCCCTATCAtattctaataaaagagtagttcttttgccaagtgtcacaatcctaattaatatgatgccacttgtcatcgtattaattttctattttaaattcattaaacctcctaattaatgtgattctatttgTGTAATGTATATGGAAAATTAACtccacatatttatttgaatcaatgattataattttacataactaaaaaatatcttttaattaataatttatttaaaattttatataaagtaaaattttgaattttttactatgaaagtttaattaattttgtaaccgtggttctcacgggttataaactagttttaataaaagaatagttttaatctctttttgacatgtgtcattttATTATGCTtcctaattaatacatattttattcttcttttgtcaTGTATCACCTATTAtgtctcctaattaatgcatgtcatttgtcaacctattaattctcaatttcaaattttaaatttctcactctaattacattaaattaatagcattaaaataaaaactaaaataaaattaatgcaaattataaggtgatataatttcacatatttatttaaattaacgattataattttatataactaaaaaaatatcttttaactattaatttatttaaaataattgattaataactttgagtttttactattaaaatttaattaattttataaccgtggttttcacaggttataaactagttttatAATATTTAGTTACAGATTATTTAATCCCATGCTCCTTCATCTCACAAAATTGATTGGAATGGTAACATACTTTACAAATTTTTTTAATGTAccttattaattatataaatatttaaaatacatatttataatataaaaaaattctattaatttaattaaaaacgaTTACATAGTTAAAACGCTAATTAAATTAAAACACTACAAAAAAGACTAATTGTCATATTTTTCATGGTTTTCGCTCTAACTCTCAAAACCATATCGAACTCGTTTCCGATGATATGAGCGGTGTTTTTTGTTGAAAATTTCATATAGCGACTGTTTTTTCTTTTCGCCTTCTTGCTTCTCCTCTCGAGTTTAATTTTCTCCCCTAATTTTCCATTTTCAAAATTCAAACgatttttgaattcaaaattttcatttcgaaATTACTAACGACCTTTTGAATGACATTTCCTCTTTCAATTCTCGATGTATTCGACGAAGACCCTCTCTTTTTCGCCTTATCTCGACCTATCGAACGAACTACCTCTTAAAGTTCGAGCTTATCCTCTTCATTGAAATCAAGCCCAAAATGCGCATTTGATGTAGTGTATGTAACTCATCTTGGAAACTTTGGTACTTTTTGAACCAACTTTATCACTACCATACTCTTTTACCCATTTCGGGGATGCGGCTAAAGTTTTCAAACATCGATAAATTTCAATGACCTCTTATTGTTAtcgatttgaaattttttaaccaTCTTCTTGAAAACTTGTTGATCGTTTTCCTTGCTTTTCTGTTGACTTTTCAACTTGTAGTAAATCACGTTGAATTTGTAATTGTTTTGTTCATTTTGCGTGAAAACTTTCTATTACATTGGTCTTTTCTACGgtacttgtgacatccccatctTTACCGccaatttaaagttttttttatttatgcttaattTATTTCAAAGTATTAAAATtgatgtggaatttgttcccaaaagatGATAGTatcgttatcaaagcatttccgtggaaatgtatttcatttatatttaaaatcatGGGATGTTATTGTCAATATATATACATAAGTGTAAAAAAGTCTTAATAGACCTTATAAACATCTTACTATAGTAATGAACTACAAACTCCTCAAATCACTCATCATTTATGTACCTTCGTaccgctacctgtgatacaagtaaacacagtaggtcaggcttgggggCCTGATGAccacatatggttttcaacctacaataattaagttctttaattatatattttacatCAACTAATTTATCCGATTACTCATTCTCGTTATTCTCACATACTGATCCTAAGATACTGATctcaagggacctatcctaaggattatcatcatcAACGGGTAGACAATACTACTTGGGGGggattccttaagcaatatatgTTAATAAAGCAACCATATGGGGGATATAATACATCAAATGAATAGATAGTTTATTAACACCTACAGGGTGCGAGCATGCCAGCGTTTCCACTAGACTATCCAGAATTTTATGTGGTCACCatctatactctgttagatgactgATTCATCAATAGTCAAGTCATCTCGTCACTATCTCATCATTTTTCATCACCCGTCACTACCCAatagatttttttataaatatatgaaaatACTTATATGATTAAGTCAAGTAAAAATCTTATAATTCACCTAGCACATATATCAAGTAATATAGATAATATGTACACATGACATTTTAATCATCtatatactttatatctatgtgtaaggtaaatgtaactatgcactcacttgttaaagtggatgACTGGAAAGTTAGGCAACACTTTGCTTCAACACTTAGCCTTTCCTTTGATGTGACATATGTTAAATTATCACCAAGTCTTAGTTTAATATTCCTCGTGAATAGTCTAGGTTCTCCAacaatcccaatgtctacatcaagatctatcaagtaatgaacaaccaggtagaatcatatcagaggtaggttatgtttggtatacatagtatactgtttggaaatcccactttaaatgtgacatcccctaatttctcgaccagaaaagaccgatttaatttatgttttttaaaataaaatcaaagaaatctttttaaaagatgttgcagaatttgttcccaaaacaaaacatgataaaagtttatcaaaaccttctttaagaaatgtatagtttcatttcatatcaaaacctcgggatgtcatgttctgatacagatcaaaagcataaacaagacattataagcctttcaacagttatttacaactactggcctataatccaaaaatctctcatcgtcctccgactatgcttggggtccactacctgtaacataaaaagctgagtaggtcaggcttgagagcctggtgatcatatagagttttcaacccacagtagtaataaacttattaagttcaccaatcaacaaaaACCCTGATtactcgttcccgttatcctcactttacgtccctaaacacttttcacaagggacctaacCTAA is part of the Lactuca sativa cultivar Salinas chromosome 7, Lsat_Salinas_v11, whole genome shotgun sequence genome and harbors:
- the LOC111912870 gene encoding protein CELLULOSE SYNTHASE INTERACTIVE 1; the protein is MADLRLADESLSRAKDLVPVALEKAREVKEFPGRWKMIISRLEQIPSRLSDLSSHPCFSKNTLCNEQLEAISKTLNESIELAETCSKGKYDGKLQMQSDLDSLSGKLDLNLRDCGLLIKTGVLGEVTMSTDLEGTSHRSTDNNIRELLARLQIGHLEAKHKALDTLVDVMKEDEKTVLSIVGRSNIGALVQLLTATSPRIREKTVTLICSLAESGGCESWLVSEGVLPPLIRLLESGSSIGREKSVIALQRLSMSEETARAIAGHGGVPPLIDICSTGIGDSVSQASAACTLKNLSVIPELRQTLAEEGIVKIMISVLDTGILLGSKEYAAECLRNLTSSNDDLKRSVINEGGVRSLLAYLDGPLPQEPAVAALRNLVGLVSMETLISLGLLPRIVHVLKSGSLGAQKAATSSICRICNTTEVKKLVGESGCVPLLIGLLEAKSNGVREVAAQALASLMTVQCNRREVKKDDKSVPSLVQLLDSSPQNTAKKYAVSCLGLLSSSKRCRKLMVSYGAIGYLKKLNESEIPGCGKLLEKLERGRLRNLFGKK
- the LOC111912839 gene encoding uncharacterized protein LOC111912839, which encodes MWNWRSCPIVASCSSELERLVNDMDSIRLQHGVDRLSCLLSADGKYRVDLLRKKIDQCFTANVHHFQISWCKLIPIKITTFIWRAVMGKIPSAVALSYRGVTLDTCNCSSCIGGIEYVNHILVECPYAKSVTKSILNWCGIDQIDFHNVEEITCFAANWGRCPKKRERLTAICYGMLWSIWRARNDRIFQAKFITPNGVVDNIKALVYFWVKCRGECGFCNWEEWLSCPFSS
- the LOC111912840 gene encoding uncharacterized protein LOC111912840; this translates as MEGLNVAMKYVVEKGIFNSIQVPGDGQAISHIFYADDALFVGEWSRSNLKNLASILKCFHVSSGLRVNFHKSKVFGVGASNTETAQWAHILGCEAGVLPFTYLGVPVGANMNLIKNWNPIIEKFRNKLSRWKAKTLSFGGRLTLIKAVLGNLPTYYMSLFRAPIGVIEKLEKIRRKFLWRGHEEKNKINWVSWENVIAPKELGGLGVGAIRTLNVALIVKW